The sequence GCTACGCAAACACTTGCCATTTTGGGGGCTGACCCTCTTTGCCCTGGGTATCAGGCAGTTGCTGCTTGCCACACCATTTTATTCACCTGCGCGTTCAATTATGATCCACTATCTAACTCAGACAAAGGCCCTCGTTCTTTACTACCTTAAACACGCTTTTTTTCCAACAAGCCTCAATGTCGATCCCGAGTTTCCTCTTTCACATTCCCTTTTTGAAGGCAGTGTGGCGTTTTCCGTTTTGGTGTTACTCGTCATTGGAGTTCTGCTTTTTAGAATGCGGCGACACCGTGCCGCCGTTTTCTGGACCCTCTGGTTCCCCATGTGTCTGCTGGTTACAACTTATTTAGGCATCTTGCCGCAGTTAGTAAACGAGCATCGTGCATATATTTCGATGGCGGGAATCTCGACACTGGCAGCTTTGTTCTTTGCATGGTTGCGGGAGACGTTCCCTGTTCGCATATCTGACTTGGCCATCGGACCTCGCTCGGGAAAAGTCCTGGTCACTCTATTAGTGTTCACAATATGGGGGCTTCTTGCTCTGACCACGAGAGCAAGAAATGAAGTTTGGGCATCTGACTTCACCCTTTGGCAAGACGCCGCCTTGAACGACGGCACCTGGCGAGCTCACATGAACTATGGTCTTGCCCTCGAAGACGAAGGGCGCTCAGACGAGGCGTTCGAGCAATTCAAAAAGGCAGTCGAGCTTTTTCCAGGCGCATATTCTCATATCAACCTGGGCCTGGCTTATATCAGGCGAGAGGCTTTCCAGGAAGGGATTTTTCATCTTCGCCAGGCGGTTGAATTGTGGCCGGACTTGCCGGAAGCGCATTTGTACCTGGCTTATGGCCTGGAGAAAAATGGCCGGATTCAAGACGCAGAAAAAGAATACCTCTGGGCAATCCGTCTCCGTGCGAACTATTTAAAAGGTTACCGCTTGCTCGGTGAGTTCTACGAAAGGCAGGGAAAGCCACGGGACGCACGCCAGGCC comes from candidate division KSB1 bacterium and encodes:
- a CDS encoding tetratricopeptide repeat protein, with product LRKHLPFWGLTLFALGIRQLLLATPFYSPARSIMIHYLTQTKALVLYYLKHAFFPTSLNVDPEFPLSHSLFEGSVAFSVLVLLVIGVLLFRMRRHRAAVFWTLWFPMCLLVTTYLGILPQLVNEHRAYISMAGISTLAALFFAWLRETFPVRISDLAIGPRSGKVLVTLLVFTIWGLLALTTRARNEVWASDFTLWQDAALNDGTWRAHMNYGLALEDEGRSDEAFEQFKKAVELFPGAYSHINLGLAYIRREAFQEGIFHLRQAVELWPDLPEAHLYLAYGLEKNGRIQDAEKEYLWAIRLRANYLKGYRLLGEFYERQGKPRDARQAYQKLVELEPSQAWAQERLNRLTPQRPEDLDSHFEQGFQQISAGNYSEAVASFTEAYQEYAKDPDLLFNLAFSHQKLGNRTEAIKYYEELLQVTPAHVKGNFNLAYAYRDGTSAHDWSRSALLFKNVLKHDPGYSVAMFHLATVYWKLGNETEARRYDELYLKHGVHEDLKRRSQSRLSEQK